In Vanessa atalanta chromosome 17, ilVanAtal1.2, whole genome shotgun sequence, one DNA window encodes the following:
- the LOC125070296 gene encoding FAS-associated factor 1 encodes MAENREEILANFQGITNIEDVAEAIFHLEETNWDLLSAINRVMPQDDNNSASQSNDTHDVEMIDDDISVITLKKPHPPDREDRNQASTSSPKNNSVDLIELQVHCNNKIHEIKISGASTVHDLKKQLELVCGVPVCRQQISGLGGSRATSAATLSSLGLARNGVLGLKAAERLMDDDEVAERLTTTYVLRVKHDQREYTLKYPGTKTVQEVKNDLYSLTDIPVRHQVWTGWPTVTGLDDTVLAMVGLDLPQHELTVKRAPSKQREYKRIVVESSDSDNSSVEEVEDGDSFPTEDDMFVDVSSERLQPLMSEHVEDEALGCIEFAQRFRARYGPNTPNFFEGTLQDAIKESCLKPAKERKLLGVYLHHEQSVLSNVFCAQLLGCETVLQTLAANFVLYGWDLTHPHNNNMLLTSIASALGPVASMTIRSIPVERLPALLIIMRVRSNTEIYSVINGNVGVSELVGSLVEALERFASQREEDARLERERDARQRVKLEQDEAYQRSLEADRAKEEVKKQQELERNQELERVESERQIEEARKEALRAGAEARLPAEPAEGDGDVARVRVRLPPPHHACLERRFHASDTLAALLDFLASKGYPKENYKVIASWPRRDLTMESHSSTLKALKLYPQETVMLEER; translated from the exons ATGGCTGAAAACAGAGAAGAAATTCTTGCAAATTTTCAG GGTATCACAAATATAGAAGATGTTGCTGAAGCAATATTTCACTTAGAAGAAACAAATTGGGACTTACtt TCGGCAATCAATAGAGTAATGCCTCAAGATGACAACAATTCAGCATCTCAGTCCAATGACACTCATGATGTGGAGATGATAGATGATGATATATCTGTGATAACTCTTAAAAAACCACACCCGCCtg ATCGGGAAGATAGAAATCAAGCTTCAACCTCATCTCCTAAAAATAATTCCGTTGACTTAATAGAGTTACAAgttcattgtaataataaaatacatgaaataaaaatatctggtGCATCAACTGTCC ATGATCTCAAGAAGCAATTAGAGTTAGTTTGCGGTGTACCAGTGTGTAGGCAGCAGATATCTGGGCTGGGCGGCTCACGGGCTACTTCTGCAGCCACACTCTCAAGTTTAGGACTTGCTCGTAACGGAGTGTTGGGCCTCAAAGCTGCAGAACGACTTATGGATGATGACGA GGTAGCAGAGAGATTAACAACGACATATGTTCTTCGAGTGAAACATGATCAAAGAGAATATACACTGAAATATCCCGGCACTAAAACTGTACAAGAAGTCAAAAATGATCTCTATTCCCTCACAGATATACCTGTTCGACATCAG gTTTGGACCGGCTGGCCTACTGTGACAGGATTAGATGACACGGTACTTGCCATGGTTGGTTTAGACTTACCTCAACACGAACTAACCGTCAAACGTGCACCTAGTAAACAACGAGAATACAAGAGA atagTAGTCGAAAGTTCGGATAGTGATAATAGTTCAGTAGAAGAAGTTGAAGATGGAGACAGTTTTCCCACAGAAGATGACATGTTTGTTGATGTATCTTCAGAACGGCTACAACCACTCA TGTCTGAACATGTCGAAGACGAAGCATTAGGATGTATAGAATTCGCACAGCGCTTCCGTGCTCGCTATGGACCCAATACGCCAAATTTCTTCGAAGGAACCTTACAGGATGCTATCAAGGAATCCTGCCTGAAACCTGCGAAAGAG aGAAAGCTACTAGGAGTATACTTACATCACGAACAATCAGTTTTGTCCAATGTGTTCTGCGCTCAACTATTAGGTTGTGAAACTGTTCTACAGACTCTTGCTGCCAACTTTGTACTCTACGGATGGGATCTTACACAtccacataataataatat GCTGCTGACGTCGATAGCGAGCGCGCTGGGCCCCGTGGCCAGCATGACGATCCGCAGCATACCCGTGGAGCGCCTGCCCGCGCTGCTCATCATCATGCGCGTGCGCTCCAACACCGAGATATACTCCGTCATCAATG GTAATGTTGGAGTGTCCGAATTGGTGGGCAGTCTAGTCGAAGCTCTAGAGAGATTTGCGTCGCAACGTGAGGAGGATGCGCGGTTAGAGAGGGAAAGAGATGCAAGACAACGAGTCAAACTCGAGCAAGACGAGGCATATCAGCGCAGTCTCGAAGCTGACAG GGCGAAAGAAGAAGTAAAAAAGCAACAAGAATTAGAAAGAAATCAAGAATTGGAGAGAGTAGAATCAGAAAGACAAATAGAGGAAGCCAGAAAAGAG GCGCTCCGAGCTGGAGCGGAAGCGCGGCTCCCAGCGGAGCCAGCCGAAGGCGACGGCGACGTGgcgcgcgtgcgcgtgcgcctGCCGCCGCCGCACCACGCCTGCCTCGAGCGACGCTTCCACGCGTCCGACACGCTCGCC gcTTTACTAGACTTCCTTGCATCGAAAGGTTACCCAAAAGAAAACTACAAGGTTATCGCTAGCTGGCCTAGAAGAGac cTCACTATGGAATCTCACAGTAGTACACTGAAGGCGCTCAAGTTATACCCACAGGAGACGGTCATGTTGGAGGAACGGTGA
- the LOC125070632 gene encoding ionotropic receptor 75a-like, with translation SAVSIFVDIFKSKSIENGVMFHCQNISKVVFNQKVFCANNIKITSLKTELNFTNIGYFGPSKLGFIVDASCTSWYSIFEIIDKRFFKRSYTWLIYTNNLITTSNTLSKYPIEINSDFIVIKKSGRNNFFYLYEVFNNGYYTHGSFVVEYLGYWNQKLYANQIIRTNLTGVVLKCAVVVLDPIVNQTFEHYLEYTKPGVIVDSLHKLKFYTLIKYLENMYNYRYRLQRTNSWGYLRNGSFDGVVGALQRREADIGGTPVFFRSDRAKFIDYVAPTWQSRPCFILRHPKYPGGFYSIYTRPLTAEVWFCILAVLALSGSVMCVMFNIKALKATGDDKDSSSSMAFLFIFSAISQQGTTLTRGSTSMKIVIFMTFIFTLTLYQYYNATVVSTLLREPPKSIKNLKDLLNSDLKAGVEDVLYNKDFFKRTKDPIALELFYRKIVTSRHYNFLEPEYGMRLVKRGGFAYHVDSITAYRIMKRSFSEREICDAHEIHLYPPQNMAAVLQKDSPYREHVTVGIRKIFESGLMHRLKSIWDEPKPPCVRTPDSSIFSVTLREFSMALVMLAVGILFAVFILLGEILTYRLLTSKRKRERKNCL, from the exons TCGGCAGTTTCTATATTTGTAGACATATTTAAGTCGAAAAGTATAGAGAATGGGGTTATGTTTCATTGCcaaaatatttctaaagttGTCTTTAATCAGAAAGTTTTTTgtgcaaataatataaaaattacaagtttAAAAACAGAACtcaattttacaaatatcgGGTATTTCGGTCCCTCAAAGCTTGGTTTTATAGTAGATGCATCTTGTACCTCTTGGTATAGCATTTTcgaaattatagataaaagattttttaagagGTCATACACTTGgttgatctatactaataatttaataactacgTCTAATACTTTGTCAAAGTATCCAATTGAAATTAACtctgattttattgtaattaaaaaaagtggacgaaacaattttttttatctttatgaaGTTTTTAATAACGGATATTATACTCACGGTTCTTTTGTTGTTGAATATTTGGGATACTGGAATCAAAAGTTGTATGCAAACCAAATTATAAGGACGAATTTGACGGGAGTTGTATTAAAATGTGCTGTAGTAGTACTTGATCCCATAGTCAATCAAACTTTTGAACACTATTTAGAATATACAAAGCCGGGAGTTATAGTTGATTCcttacataaattgaaattctATACTCTGAtaaaatatctagaaaatatgtataattacag ATATAGACTGCAAAGAACCAATTCATGGGGGTATTTACGCAACGGCAGTTTCGATGGAGTTGTCGGCGCTTTACAAAGACGCGAAGCAGATATTGGAGGCACACCAGTGTTTTTCAGGTCCGATAGGGCGAAGTTCATCGATTACGTAGCACCTACGTGGCAATCGAG accCTGTTTTATTCTGCGTCACCCTAAGTACCCGGGTGggttttattcaatatacacgCGACCTCTAACCGCTGAAGTTTGGTTTTGCATTCTGGCTGTATTGGCTTTATCTGGTTCAGTAATGTGCGTAATGTTTAATATCAAAGCCTTAAAAGCTACCGGAGATGATAAGGACTCTTCATCTTCTATGGCATTCTTGTTTATATTTAGTGCTATCAGTCAACAAG GCACAACTTTAACCAGAGGTTCAACATCAATGAAAATTGTTATctttatgacttttatttttacgcTAACCTTGTATCAATATTATAACGCAACAGTGGTATCCACGCTACTCCGCGAGCCTCCTAAAAGCATTAAAAATCTCAAAGATCTATTAAATAGTGATCTCAAAGCAGGAGTCGAAgatgttttgtataataaagatttttttaag CGAACGAAGGACCCGATTGCTTTAGAACTCTTCTATCGAAAGATAGTGACAAGTCGTCACTATAATTTCCTTGAACCAGAATACGGCATGCGTTTAGTGAAACGTGGTGGCTTCGCGTATCACGTGGACAGTATTACCGCTTACCGTATTATGAAGAGAAGTTTCAGCGAAAGGGAGATATGTGATGCGCACGAGATCCATTTATATCCACCGCAAAATATGGCGGCAGTCTTGCAAAAAGACTCGCCATACAGAGAACATGTCACAGTTGG AATACGTAAGATATTTGAATCGGGTTTAATGCACAGATTGAAGTCGATTTGGGATGAACCTAAGCCTCCGTGTGTTCGGACTCCCGACAGCAGCATATTCTCAGTTACTCTGCGAGAGTTTTCCATGGCTCTGGTTATGTTAGCTGTGGGCATACTGTTCGCTGTGTTCATTTTACTTGgcgaaatattaacatataga TTGTTAACGTCaaaaagaaagagagagagaaagaattGCCTGTAA
- the LOC125070335 gene encoding lanC-like protein 3, whose amino-acid sequence MSKILQTVTSFFSLRNFLSVLTPFGLNMVRYFPNPYDDYKPGEVPLHKDEIISQINDILSNITKRLQPTHKNVEGGLYVGVTGVSFMFYYLSKNPLLSEKRSSYLEKALEYLAPALETSAGDKTSFLLGDAGTYALATALKKEIGDKKFVEYVKAYKSLYNYYLNPKFLKCGGDEFFVGRAGYLAGALWISREIQTQIFSNEELYKICDMIYISGREYSKKHRSPCPLMYHYYNTEYLGAAHGISFILQILLSVPGYLDFNTSAAQDVKETVHFMCSLQTDGGNWPCCMEEIGLSDHKLIHWCHGAPGTIYLMAKAYLVFKDQKFLNACVKAGDAIWQKGLLRKGPGICHGVAGNGYVFLLLYRLTGEDKYLHRAIRFVDFMNTDEFMRDARLPDNPESLYEGTAGTACFLADVLVPEMAEFPFQDVFSTYVY is encoded by the coding sequence atgagTAAAATTTTGCAAACGGTAACTTCATTTTTTTCCTTACGTAATTTTCTCTCTGTATTAACTCCATTTGGATTAAATATGGTGCGTTATTTTCCAAACCCTTACGATGATTACAAGCCTGGAGAAGTACCGCTTCACAAAGATGAAATAATTAGTCAAATCAATGATATTCTTAGTAATATTACGAAAAGATTACAACCGACCCATAAAAATGTTGAAGGCGGATTATACGTCGGAGTAACCGGTGTAtcgtttatgttttattatttgtcaaaGAATCCTTTACTATCTGAAAAAAGGAGCAGCTATTTAGAGAAAGCACTAGAATATCTCGCCCCTGCATTGGAAACATCAGCGGGTGATAAAACCTCATTTCTTCTTGGCGATGCTGGTACATACGCTCTTGCGACGGCTTTAAAGAAAGAAATAGGAGATAAAAAATTCGTCGAATATGTAAAAGCTTATAAGTccctttataattattatttaaaccctAAATTTCTTAAATGCGGGGGTGATGAATTTTTCGTCGGTCGAGCTGGATATTTAGCTGGAGCGCTGTGGATAAGTCGAGAGATACAAACACAGATTTTCTCAAATGAGGAGTTGTATAAAATCTgcgatatgatatatatatctgGACGAGAATATTCTAAGAAACACAGGAGTCCATGTCCATTGATGTACCACTATtataatactgagtatttaGGTGCTGCACatggaataagttttattttgcaGATTCTTTTGTCTGTGCCTGGTTACTTGGACTTCAATACATCAGCTGCTCAGGATGTAAAAGAAACAGTTCACTTCATGTGTTCTTTACAAACTGATGGAGGTAACTGGCCTTGCTGTATGGAAGAAATTGGTTTATCTGATCATAAGCTCATTCATTGGTGCCATGGAGCACCtggtactatttatttaatggcaAAGGCTTATTTAGTATTCAAAGATCAAAAGTTCCTTAACGCTTGTGTTAAGGCCGGAGATGCCATTTGGCAGAAGGGCTTGCTTCGTAAGGGACCGGGAATATGTCACGGTGTGGCTGGCAATGGCTATGTATTTCTTCTTCTATACAGATTGACTGGAGAAGATAAATATCTTCATAGAGCTATTCGGTTTGTTGATTTTATGAACACTGATGAATTTATGAGGGATGCAAGGCTCCCAGATAATCCTGAAAGTTTGTATGAAGGTACTGCCGGAACTGCATGCTTTTTAGCTGATGTTTTAGTACCTGAAATGGCTGAATTTCCCTTCCAAGATGTTTTCTCaacatatgtttattaa